In Plutella xylostella chromosome 3, ilPluXylo3.1, whole genome shotgun sequence, the following proteins share a genomic window:
- the LOC105387754 gene encoding uncharacterized protein LOC105387754 → MSHIRMQRHLREKLIEQIQKYPILYNTNHENHRDNDLRDCAWNQIAEVLGVNSDTLKREWKILRDSLRQALKKQKQGGKADKGRKWYFESKMSFLFPFMTKRITYKRVPNSTTLDEVKLDTTDADYDEDQPLATPARGEGAWGRDEGGWAPEPLADPLELFFASVCQSTRRLPRKVQSQVKRQILDVLLKAEEETEDSKAFVSVDTEYVT, encoded by the exons ATGTCGCACATCCGCATGCAGCGACACCTGAGAGAGAAGCTGATAGAGCAGATACAGAAGTACCCGATCCTGTACAACACCAACCACGAGAACCATAGAGACAACGACCTCCGGGACTGCGCCTGGAACCAGATCGCCGAGGTTTTAGGGGTCAATA GTGACACGCTGAAGCGCGAGTGGAAGATCCTGCGCGACTCGCTGCGGCAGGCGCTCAAGAAGCAGAAGCAGGGCGGCAAGGCGGACAAGGGCAGGAAGTGGTACTTCGAGTCCAAGATGTCCTTCCTGTTCCCCTTCATGACTAAGAGGAT AACCTACAAGCGCGTGCCCAACTCCACAACCCTGGACGAGGTGAAGCTGGACACGACCGACGCGGACTATGACGAAGACCAGCCGCTGGCGACGCCGGCGCGGGGCGAGGGGGCGTGGGGCCGGGACGAGGGGGGGTGGGCGCCGGAGCCCCTCGCTGACCCGCTCGAGCTGTTCTTTGCCAGCGTCTGCCAGAGCACCAGGAGACTGCCGAGGAAG GTACAAAGCCAGGTAAAGAGGCAGATCCTGGACGTTCTCCTGAAGGCTGAAGAGGAAACTGAGGACAGCAAGGCTTTCGTGAGCGTTGACACAGAATACGTGACGTAG
- the LOC105387753 gene encoding uncharacterized protein LOC105387753, with translation MDRKKKNHKRYCIAFGCHNNTKALPNLSLFKLPKDPQRMREWLRILGREDLLHREDLKPSSYEVCCFHFDESSIKVIKLLKADAMPARVALDLTRDTESKGSVSSVAVQTGVLEQSFQTRKAQPSMKEKVMETSMESRVNELSK, from the exons ATGGatagaaagaagaagaatcaCAAGCGATACTGTATCGCGTTCGGTTGTCACAACAACACCAAGGCTCTGCCGAACTTATCACTGTTTAAACTCCCAAAGGATCCACAGAG aATGAGAGAATGGCTGCGTATACTGGGCAGAGAGGACTTGCTGCACAGAGAAGATCTAAAACCCAGCAGCTATGAAGTTTGCTGTTTCCATTTCGACGAGTCCTCAATCAAAGTCATCAAACTACTGAAAGCCGACGCGATGCCGGCACGGGTCGCCCTAGATCTAACCAGAGACACTGAATCAAAGGGCTCTGTCTCATCTGTTGCAGTTCAAACTGGTGTTTTAGAGCAATCCTTTCAAACAAGAAAAGCTCAACCGTCAATGAAGGAAAAAGTTATGGAAACATCCATGGAATCAAGAGTAAATGAACTTTCGAAATGA